The nucleotide sequence CGGGCGCTCGCGGCCAGCGCGCAGACGCGCGCGTCGAGCCGGGCGTCCCCGGTCGCGGCGTGCACCAGCCAGGCGGTGCGCAGGTCCTCGAGCGTCGGCCAGCGGTTCTCCCAGGTCACGAGGCGCTCGGCGAGCAGGTCGAACACGTCGTCGCAGAGGGTCGGCGCGAAGACGATGACGGGCGTGCGGGCCCGGGTGAGCGCGGCCGCCCGCCTTGCCGCCACGACCCCGCCCCCGACGACGAGCGCCGGGCGGTCCGGGCGCGGGAAGGCGAGCAGCCGGGTGCGGTCACGGGCGATGCGCGAGGCGGCGGTCGGGGTCACGGGCGCTCCTCCTGCTGGGCGGGTGCGCCCCAGCCTCGCCCGCGGATGTTGCCCCGGCGCGCGCCGCGTGTGACATCCGTGTTGCGTCGGGCCACCCGCGCTCAGGCGTTGTTCTGGACGTCCTGCTGCGCCGCGTGCCGCGCGAGGACCTCGCTCAGCTTGTTGGCGCCGGCCATGACGGTGGCCGCGTGCAGCCGCCCGGGCTGGCGCGAGAGCCGCTCGATGGGGCCGGAGATCGAGACGGCGGCGATGACCCGGCCGGAGGGGGAGCGGACCGGCGCCGAGACCGATGCGACGCCCGGCTCGCGCTCGCCGACGCTCTGCGCCCACCCACGCCGGCGCACGCCCGAGAGCGCCGTCGCCGTGAAGGCCGCGCCCTGGAGGCCGCGGTGCAGCCGGTCCGGCTCCTCCCACGCGAGGAGGATCTGCGCGGCCGAGCCGGCGCGCATCGAGAGCGTCGCGCCGATCGGGATGGAGTCGCGCAGGCCGACGGGCCGCTCGGCCGCCGAGACGCAGACGCGGTACTCGCCCTGGCGGCGGAAGAGCTGGGCCGACTCGTTCGTGTGGTCGCGCAGCGCGCCGAGGACCGGGCCGGCCGCCGCGAGCAGGCGGTCCTCGCCGGCGGCGGCCGCGAGCTCGCCGAGGCGCGGGCCGAGCACGAAGCGCCCCTGGAGGTCGCGGGTCACGAGCCGGTGGTGCTCGAGCGCGACCGCCAGCCGGTGAGCCGTCGGTCGGGCCAGGCCGGTGGCCGTCACGAGCTGGGCGAGCGTCGACGGGCCCGCCTCGAGCGCGGACAGCACGACGGCTGCCTTGTCGAGCACTCCGACCCCACTGCTGTTGTCCATGTCTTGATATTGCAGTCTCATTCGATGAGACGCAAGTCCATCCGCGACATCCCCGTGCGAATCTCGGGACGACGGCGACGGCGCGGTGCCGCGATCGCCGCCGACGACCCCGCGGCCGACCGCCGCGGTCACGTGGACGAGAGGTGAGTGGGATGGCCGGAACCCTGGCCGAG is from Arthrobacter sp. NEB 688 and encodes:
- a CDS encoding IclR family transcriptional regulator, with amino-acid sequence MDNSSGVGVLDKAAVVLSALEAGPSTLAQLVTATGLARPTAHRLAVALEHHRLVTRDLQGRFVLGPRLGELAAAAGEDRLLAAAGPVLGALRDHTNESAQLFRRQGEYRVCVSAAERPVGLRDSIPIGATLSMRAGSAAQILLAWEEPDRLHRGLQGAAFTATALSGVRRRGWAQSVGEREPGVASVSAPVRSPSGRVIAAVSISGPIERLSRQPGRLHAATVMAGANKLSEVLARHAAQQDVQNNA
- a CDS encoding NAD(P)-dependent oxidoreductase, which gives rise to MTPTAASRIARDRTRLLAFPRPDRPALVVGGGVVAARRAAALTRARTPVIVFAPTLCDDVFDLLAERLVTWENRWPTLEDLRTAWLVHAATGDARLDARVCALAASARVAVA